A region from the Sphingomonas sp. S2-65 genome encodes:
- a CDS encoding 5-(carboxyamino)imidazole ribonucleotide synthase, translated as MSAPSALLPPGSTIGILGGGQLGRMLAVAAAQLGYRTHILAPDDESVAAQTASSFTRADYHSRIVLDEMAAQADVVTYEFENVALGPVTYLAGKVPVRPGAKSLEIAQDRAREKAFVGDLGGRTAPWALVTTREELLDAVATIGAPAILKTLRLGYDGKGQVRIHDAADAEAAWAEIGERPAILEGFVEFSHEFSIITVRGLDGSLTSYPPPWNEHRDGILARSTLPAPAEIARHWTEAAALAGRVADALDHVGVLTLEFFATPDGPVFNEMAPRVHNSGHWTIEGAETSQFENHIRAICGLPLGSTALTGTRVEMGNLIGDEADDWAALLAEPGVHLHLYGKGDVRPGRKMGHWTRVVRS; from the coding sequence ATGAGCGCGCCTTCAGCACTCCTGCCGCCCGGCTCGACGATCGGCATTCTTGGCGGCGGCCAGCTCGGGCGGATGCTCGCGGTAGCGGCGGCGCAGCTCGGCTACCGCACCCACATTTTAGCGCCCGATGACGAAAGCGTCGCGGCGCAAACCGCTTCCAGCTTCACCCGCGCGGATTATCATAGCCGCATCGTTCTCGACGAGATGGCCGCGCAGGCCGACGTCGTCACCTATGAGTTCGAGAATGTCGCTTTGGGGCCGGTGACCTATCTCGCCGGCAAGGTGCCGGTGCGGCCGGGCGCCAAGAGCCTGGAGATCGCCCAGGACCGCGCGCGTGAAAAGGCCTTCGTCGGCGATCTGGGCGGGCGCACCGCTCCCTGGGCGCTGGTGACGACGCGCGAGGAGCTGCTGGACGCAGTCGCGACGATCGGCGCGCCGGCGATCCTCAAGACGCTGCGACTGGGCTATGACGGCAAGGGCCAGGTCCGCATCCACGATGCCGCCGATGCCGAAGCCGCTTGGGCCGAGATCGGCGAACGTCCGGCGATCCTGGAGGGGTTCGTCGAGTTCAGCCACGAATTCTCGATCATCACCGTGCGCGGGCTCGACGGATCGCTGACCAGCTATCCGCCGCCGTGGAACGAGCATCGCGACGGCATCCTGGCGCGATCGACGCTGCCCGCGCCTGCCGAAATCGCGCGGCACTGGACAGAGGCGGCGGCACTTGCCGGGCGCGTCGCCGATGCGCTCGATCATGTCGGCGTGCTGACGCTGGAGTTCTTCGCCACTCCAGACGGCCCGGTGTTCAACGAGATGGCGCCGCGCGTGCACAATTCGGGGCACTGGACGATCGAAGGCGCCGAGACGTCGCAGTTCGAGAACCATATCCGCGCGATCTGCGGGCTGCCGCTGGGATCGACGGCACTCACCGGCACGCGCGTGGAAATGGGCAACCTGATCGGCGACGAAGCCGATGACTGGGCGGCGCTGCTGGCCGAGCCGGGCGTGCATCTGCACCTGTACGGCAAGGGCGATGTCCGGCCCGGGCGGAAAATGGGGCATTGGACGCGGGTGGTGCGCAGCTAA
- the purE gene encoding 5-(carboxyamino)imidazole ribonucleotide mutase: MSDAPLVGIIMGSTSDWETMRHASETLDALGVAHETKVVSAHRTPQRLYDYATGAVDRGLKVVIAGAGGAAHLPGMAAAMTHLPVLGVPVESKALKGVDSLYSIVQMPGGVPVGTLAIGKAGAINAGLLAAAILATSDDALAERLKAWRAAQTDSVAVDPR; the protein is encoded by the coding sequence ATGTCGGACGCACCTCTAGTCGGCATCATCATGGGCAGCACCTCCGACTGGGAGACGATGCGCCATGCCAGCGAGACGCTCGACGCGCTGGGCGTCGCGCACGAGACCAAGGTGGTGTCGGCGCACCGCACCCCGCAGCGGCTGTATGATTATGCGACGGGCGCCGTGGACCGCGGACTCAAGGTCGTGATCGCCGGCGCGGGCGGCGCGGCGCATCTACCGGGCATGGCCGCCGCGATGACGCATTTGCCGGTGCTCGGCGTACCGGTGGAGTCAAAGGCGCTGAAGGGTGTCGATAGCCTGTACTCGATCGTGCAGATGCCGGGCGGCGTTCCGGTGGGCACGCTGGCGATCGGCAAGGCCGGCGCGATCAATGCCGGACTCCTCGCCGCCGCGATCCTGGCGACCAGCGACGACGCGCTCGCCGAGCGGCTCAAGGCCTGGCGCGCGGCGCAGACCGACAGCGTCGCAGTGGATCCCCGATGA
- the gpmA gene encoding 2,3-diphosphoglycerate-dependent phosphoglycerate mutase — translation MPKLVLIRHGQSSWNLENRFTGWWDVNLTEQGEQEAWAAGELMKEKGLDFDLTFTSFQTRAIKTLNLALEAMGRLWLPTEKDWRLNERHYGGLTGLNKAETAALHGDDQVKIWRRSFDVPPPLPEEGSAWDLAKDERYKGVAIPQTESLKDTIARVLPYWEARIVPEIRAGKRVLVSAHGNSLRALVKHLSGISDDEITGLEIPTGQPIVYELDEALKATDRYYLSER, via the coding sequence ATGCCCAAGCTCGTCCTGATCCGCCACGGCCAGTCGTCGTGGAATTTGGAGAACCGCTTCACCGGCTGGTGGGACGTCAACCTTACCGAGCAGGGGGAGCAGGAAGCCTGGGCCGCGGGCGAGCTGATGAAGGAGAAGGGGCTCGACTTCGACCTGACCTTCACCAGCTTCCAGACGCGTGCGATCAAGACGCTCAACCTGGCACTGGAGGCGATGGGCCGACTGTGGCTGCCCACCGAAAAGGACTGGCGGCTGAACGAGCGGCATTATGGCGGGCTGACCGGCCTCAACAAGGCCGAGACCGCGGCGCTGCACGGCGACGATCAGGTCAAGATCTGGCGCCGCAGCTTCGACGTGCCGCCGCCGCTGCCCGAAGAAGGCTCGGCCTGGGATCTGGCCAAGGACGAGCGCTACAAGGGCGTGGCGATCCCGCAGACCGAGAGCCTGAAGGACACGATCGCGCGGGTGCTGCCGTACTGGGAGGCGCGCATCGTGCCGGAGATCCGCGCGGGCAAGCGGGTGCTGGTCTCCGCGCACGGGAATTCGCTGCGCGCGCTGGTCAAGCACCTCTCGGGGATTTCGGACGACGAGATCACCGGGCTCGAAATCCCGACCGGGCAGCCGATCGTGTACGAGCTGGACGAGGCGCTAAAGGCGACCGATCGCTATTATCTGAGCGAGCGGTAA
- a CDS encoding dienelactone hydrolase family protein has protein sequence MAIVRQTMVYDGPGGPFEGVAAWDDAVEGPRPAVLVVPNVLGQKEADNAKAEDLARLGYVALAADVFGQGRRKTHQSDDVAEYMNALNADRALLRDRLAASLAALTALPQADPGKAAAIGFCFGGKCVLDMARAGLPILGGVSFHGVYDRPDYANVSPITAKLLLCHGWNDPIAPPEVTVALAQELTDSGADWQLHAYGHAGHAFTDVDRKGGANPNLAYEPRADRRSWAAMTAFLEELFG, from the coding sequence ATGGCGATCGTGCGGCAGACCATGGTCTATGACGGCCCCGGCGGCCCCTTCGAGGGCGTCGCGGCATGGGACGACGCGGTCGAGGGCCCACGCCCCGCCGTGCTGGTCGTGCCCAATGTCCTGGGGCAGAAGGAAGCCGACAACGCCAAGGCCGAGGATCTAGCCAGGCTCGGCTATGTCGCGCTTGCCGCGGACGTGTTCGGCCAGGGCCGGCGCAAGACGCACCAGTCCGACGATGTCGCCGAGTATATGAATGCGCTCAACGCCGACCGCGCACTGCTCCGCGACCGGCTCGCCGCCTCGCTCGCGGCGCTGACCGCGCTGCCCCAGGCCGATCCGGGCAAGGCCGCGGCGATCGGCTTCTGCTTCGGCGGCAAGTGCGTCCTCGACATGGCCCGCGCCGGGCTGCCGATCCTGGGCGGCGTCTCGTTCCACGGCGTTTACGACCGACCCGATTATGCCAATGTCTCGCCGATCACCGCCAAGCTGCTGCTATGCCATGGCTGGAACGACCCGATTGCGCCACCCGAGGTGACGGTGGCGCTCGCGCAGGAACTGACCGACAGCGGCGCCGACTGGCAGCTCCACGCTTATGGCCATGCCGGCCACGCCTTCACGGATGTCGACCGCAAGGGCGGGGCCAACCCGAACCTGGCCTATGAGCCGCGCGCCGACCGCCGCAGCTGGGCGGCGATGACGGCGTTCCTGGAGGAATTGTTCGGCTGA
- a CDS encoding glutaredoxin produces the protein MTEERSATLHRMVLPDHVCPFGVRAKEMLEEHGFQVDDHHLTTRDEVEAFKDEHGLTTTPLVFIGEERIGGCDDLRAYLAQQ, from the coding sequence ATGACTGAAGAACGAAGCGCGACGCTGCACCGGATGGTGCTCCCCGACCATGTCTGCCCCTTTGGCGTGCGCGCCAAGGAGATGCTGGAGGAGCATGGCTTCCAGGTGGACGATCACCATCTCACCACCCGCGACGAGGTCGAGGCGTTCAAGGACGAGCACGGCCTGACGACCACGCCGCTGGTGTTCATCGGCGAGGAGCGGATCGGCGGGTGCGACGACCTGCGCGCCTATCTGGCGCAGCAGTGA
- a CDS encoding type 1 glutamine amidotransferase encodes MRFLVAECEPPEARERRRESVGRSSGETYLAVLHKLAPGAECDRLKPTDSRAEIPSRETLTGYDAVFLTGSPLHLWQDSPEARRQIDFMHRVFASGTPSFGSCAGLQVACVAAGGKVRSMGKRREAGFARRLAATEAGRSHPLLAGRPPSYDAPAIHTDEVEQLPEGATLLAGNRVTAVQAAEIRCGEGVFWGVQYHPEISLREVAAALRRQASDLLECGLARTEADIDGLAAQVDALHEEPERADLAWRLGLDDQVTDPGQRTRELRNFIEHLVRPTRLRRGRG; translated from the coding sequence ATGCGCTTTCTTGTCGCCGAATGCGAGCCGCCCGAAGCGCGCGAGAGGCGCAGGGAAAGTGTCGGCCGCAGTTCGGGCGAAACCTATCTGGCGGTTCTGCACAAGCTGGCCCCCGGCGCGGAGTGCGACCGGCTGAAGCCCACCGACAGCCGCGCCGAAATACCCAGCCGCGAAACGCTCACCGGCTATGACGCGGTGTTCCTCACCGGATCGCCGCTGCATTTGTGGCAGGACAGTCCTGAGGCGCGCCGGCAGATCGACTTCATGCACAGGGTCTTCGCGTCGGGTACGCCATCCTTCGGCTCCTGCGCGGGGCTCCAGGTCGCCTGCGTCGCCGCGGGCGGCAAGGTCCGTTCGATGGGCAAGCGCCGCGAGGCCGGCTTCGCCCGTCGCCTGGCCGCGACGGAGGCGGGCCGCAGCCACCCGCTGCTGGCAGGCCGCCCGCCCAGCTACGATGCCCCGGCGATCCACACCGACGAAGTCGAACAACTCCCCGAAGGCGCAACCCTGCTCGCCGGCAATCGCGTGACCGCCGTCCAGGCTGCCGAGATACGCTGCGGCGAAGGCGTGTTCTGGGGCGTCCAGTACCATCCCGAGATATCGCTGCGCGAAGTCGCCGCGGCGCTGCGGCGCCAGGCGAGCGACCTGCTCGAATGCGGGCTGGCAAGGACCGAAGCCGATATCGACGGCCTCGCGGCGCAAGTCGATGCGCTTCACGAGGAGCCCGAACGCGCCGACCTGGCTTGGCGGCTCGGCCTGGACGACCAGGTCACCGATCCCGGGCAGCGCACCCGCGAGCTCCGCAACTTCATCGAGCATCTGGTGAGGCCGACGCGTCTTCGGCGCGGGAGAGGCTAG
- a CDS encoding GNAT family N-acetyltransferase — protein sequence MEVREGGLDYPQVVALLQLHLDSMRAHSPPDSVHALDTSRLQQPDIRFWAAWDGAQLLGCAALREVDAAHGEIKSMRTHPEHLRRGTGAALLRHILQVARERGYTRLSLETGTGPAFEAAHGLYRQFGFTDCAPLAGYPAADPFSRFMTRVI from the coding sequence ATGGAAGTCCGGGAGGGGGGCCTCGACTATCCCCAGGTGGTGGCGCTGCTGCAGCTGCATCTCGACAGCATGCGCGCCCACTCCCCTCCCGACAGTGTCCACGCGCTCGACACCAGCCGCCTGCAGCAACCGGACATCCGCTTCTGGGCGGCGTGGGACGGTGCGCAGTTGCTCGGCTGCGCGGCGCTGCGGGAGGTCGACGCGGCGCACGGCGAGATCAAGTCGATGCGCACTCACCCGGAGCATCTGCGCCGCGGCACCGGCGCCGCGTTGTTGCGCCACATCCTCCAGGTCGCGCGGGAACGGGGATATACCCGGCTAAGCCTGGAGACCGGCACCGGGCCCGCCTTCGAGGCAGCGCACGGGCTGTACCGGCAATTCGGCTTCACCGACTGCGCGCCGCTGGCCGGCTATCCGGCGGCCGATCCGTTCAGCCGGTTCATGACGCGGGTGATCTAG
- a CDS encoding M14-type cytosolic carboxypeptidase has translation MTVHINAAFDSGNIRLVRIEGDRVDLEIAADHLSDFYQWFHFRVAGAKGRTLTFRILNAGGAAYAFGWPGYATRWSTDREAWRTTDTSYANGVLEFTRTIDSDVIWFAYFAPYSMERHHDLVARIAAQPGVSHRQLGTSLDGQAIDYLSVGEGPKQIWFYARQHPGETMAEWFMEGLLEKLTDADNANAQALRRKATFHLVPNMNPDGSRRGHLRTNAAGVNLNREWHTPTPERSPEVLCVRARMDETGVDFAMDVHGDEAIPANFLAGYEGIPSWTDAHGEKFYEYGRRLAAQTPEFQLDLGYEKSSPGTANLSMSTNQLAERFGAVAMTLEMPFKDHDANADPEFAWSPARCKVLAHASIDTLAGMIDEI, from the coding sequence ATGACCGTTCACATCAACGCCGCGTTCGACAGCGGCAACATTCGTCTGGTGCGCATCGAGGGAGACCGCGTCGATCTGGAGATCGCCGCGGATCACCTGTCCGACTTCTACCAGTGGTTCCACTTCCGCGTGGCCGGCGCCAAGGGGCGGACGCTGACCTTCCGCATCCTCAATGCTGGCGGCGCAGCTTATGCGTTTGGCTGGCCAGGATACGCCACGCGCTGGAGCACCGACCGCGAGGCGTGGCGAACGACCGACACCAGCTATGCCAACGGCGTGCTGGAGTTCACCCGCACCATCGACAGCGACGTGATCTGGTTCGCGTATTTCGCGCCATATTCGATGGAGCGACACCACGATTTGGTCGCGCGGATCGCGGCGCAGCCCGGCGTGTCGCACCGCCAGCTCGGCACCAGCCTGGACGGACAGGCGATCGATTATCTGAGCGTGGGCGAGGGTCCCAAGCAGATATGGTTCTATGCTCGCCAGCATCCCGGCGAGACGATGGCCGAGTGGTTCATGGAAGGGCTGCTGGAAAAGCTCACCGACGCCGACAATGCGAACGCGCAGGCGCTGCGCCGGAAAGCCACGTTCCACCTGGTGCCCAACATGAACCCGGACGGGTCGCGGCGCGGGCATCTGCGCACCAATGCCGCCGGCGTGAACTTGAACCGCGAATGGCATACGCCCACGCCCGAGCGCAGCCCTGAAGTGCTGTGCGTGCGCGCCCGCATGGACGAGACCGGCGTCGACTTCGCGATGGACGTGCACGGCGACGAGGCGATACCCGCCAATTTCCTGGCAGGATATGAGGGCATTCCCAGCTGGACCGACGCGCATGGCGAGAAGTTCTACGAATATGGCCGCCGCCTGGCGGCGCAGACGCCCGAGTTCCAGCTCGATCTGGGTTATGAGAAGTCGAGCCCCGGCACCGCCAACCTGTCGATGTCGACCAACCAGCTTGCCGAGCGCTTTGGCGCTGTGGCGATGACGCTGGAGATGCCGTTCAAGGACCATGACGCCAACGCCGACCCCGAGTTCGCCTGGTCGCCGGCGCGGTGCAAGGTGCTGGCGCATGCCTCGATCGACACGCTCGCCGGCATGATCGACGAGATCTGA
- a CDS encoding DUF4136 domain-containing protein codes for MTKPIRLAVAAVAATLLAGCATTPRQGPVDVTRYHLGQPMERTTVAIEPLTGGGVMMGPEFQTYAGAVGTELARLGYVQSTSSMPSAYIAVVSFRYGPRGTIRQQSPFSIGLGGGGFSGGRGGGVGLGGGVNLGLGGKTRDVIGTELSVQLRRRSDNSTIWEGRAITESVSGTPGSDPRDQAARLSRALFRDFPGESGVTTTVK; via the coding sequence GTGACCAAGCCGATCCGCCTTGCCGTTGCCGCCGTCGCCGCGACGCTGCTCGCGGGCTGTGCAACCACCCCCCGCCAAGGGCCGGTGGACGTCACGCGCTATCATCTGGGCCAGCCGATGGAGCGCACCACCGTCGCCATCGAGCCGCTGACCGGCGGCGGCGTGATGATGGGCCCTGAGTTCCAGACCTATGCCGGAGCCGTCGGCACCGAACTGGCGCGGCTGGGTTATGTCCAGTCCACCAGCAGCATGCCGTCTGCCTATATCGCGGTCGTGTCGTTCCGCTATGGGCCGCGCGGCACGATCCGCCAGCAATCGCCCTTTTCGATCGGGCTGGGCGGCGGCGGCTTCAGCGGCGGACGCGGCGGCGGCGTCGGACTGGGCGGCGGCGTGAATCTCGGGCTCGGCGGCAAGACGCGCGACGTGATCGGCACCGAGCTTTCGGTGCAGCTGCGCCGTCGGTCGGACAACAGCACGATCTGGGAAGGTCGCGCGATCACCGAATCGGTGAGCGGCACACCGGGCAGCGACCCGCGCGACCAGGCGGCCCGCCTGTCGCGCGCGCTGTTCAGGGACTTCCCAGGCGAGTCCGGGGTGACTACCACGGTGAAATGA
- the ykgO gene encoding type B 50S ribosomal protein L36, which produces MKIVNSLKSLKGRHRDNRVIRRRGRIYVINKTQKRFKARQG; this is translated from the coding sequence ATGAAGATCGTGAATTCATTGAAGTCGCTCAAGGGGCGGCACCGTGACAACCGCGTGATCCGCCGCCGTGGCCGGATCTACGTGATCAACAAGACCCAGAAGCGTTTCAAGGCCCGCCAGGGCTGA
- a CDS encoding HAD-IA family hydrolase: protein MEKPRAVIFDVGNVLFSWDPRFLYERLIEDGQALDAFLQDVVTKEWHFQHDAGRPFAETSAELAALYPHHRELIAAWGPRFNESVGPAIAGMAKLVEELDAAGVPLFAITNFSGEFWREWVPNHRELFDRFRDIVVSGDEKLVKPDPAIYRLALDRFGLAAGEAVFVDDNAANIDAAAAMGIHAVLFTDAPAFRAELVRLGLLH, encoded by the coding sequence ATGGAGAAGCCGCGCGCCGTCATCTTCGATGTCGGCAACGTGCTTTTCTCCTGGGATCCGCGGTTCTTGTACGAGCGCCTGATCGAAGACGGTCAGGCGCTCGACGCGTTTCTGCAGGATGTTGTCACCAAGGAGTGGCATTTCCAGCATGATGCTGGACGTCCCTTCGCCGAGACTTCGGCGGAGCTTGCGGCGCTGTATCCGCATCATCGCGAGCTGATCGCCGCCTGGGGCCCGCGCTTCAACGAAAGCGTTGGCCCGGCGATTGCGGGCATGGCCAAGCTCGTCGAGGAACTCGACGCGGCTGGCGTTCCGCTGTTCGCGATCACGAACTTCTCCGGCGAGTTCTGGCGCGAGTGGGTGCCGAACCATCGCGAGCTCTTCGACCGCTTCCGCGACATCGTCGTCTCGGGCGACGAGAAGCTGGTGAAGCCGGATCCTGCCATTTACCGCCTCGCCCTGGACCGCTTCGGTCTTGCGGCGGGTGAAGCCGTGTTCGTCGACGACAATGCGGCGAACATCGACGCCGCCGCGGCGATGGGCATCCATGCGGTGCTGTTCACCGACGCCCCCGCATTCCGCGCGGAACTGGTGCGGCTGGGGCTGTTGCACTGA
- the pyk gene encoding pyruvate kinase: MIQAVSPRSRKVRVLATLGPASNTFEMIERLFDAGADAFRVNMSHGDQASKVPVIEAIRMLETSRGRPTTILADLQGPKLRVGKFAEGKVMLATGHEFVLDRDPAPGDATRVQLPHREIFEAAHEDARLLLDDGKMVLRVTSASHDRLVTRVEVGGNLSNSKGLNVPDMVLPLAALTEKDRSDLAFAVEQNVDWIALSFVQRPEDLMEARRLIGGKAALLAKIEKPSAITRLEEIVEQCDGVMVARGDLGVELPPQSVPPLQKRIVETARRMGRPVIVATQMLESMIDSPSPTRAEVSDVATAVYDGADAIMLSAESAAGQWPVESVAMMNSIADAVERDPAHGERVHFTVTKPDPTTADALAEAAKNIACTVSAAAIVCFTSSGSTARRISRERPTVPILVLTPRVETARRAGLLWGTHAVNTRDVGSFEEMVAKAKRMALRHNLAVAGDRIIVTAGVPFGTPGSTNVLHVVTILGDELKNYEGREA, encoded by the coding sequence ATGATACAGGCCGTCAGCCCCCGTTCCCGGAAGGTGCGCGTGCTCGCGACGCTGGGCCCCGCCAGCAACACGTTCGAGATGATCGAGCGCCTGTTCGACGCCGGTGCCGACGCGTTCCGCGTCAACATGAGCCATGGCGATCAGGCATCGAAGGTGCCGGTGATCGAGGCGATCCGCATGCTCGAAACCTCACGCGGGCGCCCCACCACGATCCTCGCCGACCTTCAGGGCCCCAAGCTGCGCGTCGGCAAGTTCGCCGAGGGCAAGGTGATGCTGGCGACCGGTCACGAGTTCGTGCTCGACCGTGACCCGGCGCCGGGCGATGCCACGCGCGTTCAGCTCCCGCACCGCGAAATCTTCGAAGCCGCGCACGAGGATGCCCGCCTGCTGCTCGACGACGGCAAGATGGTGCTGCGCGTGACTTCGGCCAGCCATGACCGGCTCGTCACCCGCGTCGAAGTCGGCGGAAACCTGTCCAATTCCAAGGGCCTGAACGTGCCCGACATGGTCCTGCCGCTCGCCGCCCTGACCGAGAAGGACCGCAGCGACCTCGCCTTCGCGGTCGAGCAGAATGTCGACTGGATCGCGCTGAGCTTCGTGCAGCGCCCCGAGGATCTGATGGAAGCCCGCCGGCTGATCGGCGGCAAGGCCGCACTGCTTGCCAAGATCGAGAAGCCCAGCGCGATCACTCGGCTCGAGGAGATCGTCGAGCAATGCGACGGCGTGATGGTGGCGCGCGGCGACCTGGGCGTCGAGCTGCCGCCGCAGAGCGTGCCGCCGCTGCAGAAGCGCATCGTTGAGACCGCGCGGCGGATGGGCCGCCCGGTGATCGTCGCGACCCAGATGCTCGAATCGATGATCGACTCGCCCTCGCCCACCCGCGCCGAGGTGTCCGACGTCGCGACCGCGGTGTATGACGGTGCCGACGCGATCATGCTGTCGGCCGAGAGCGCCGCGGGCCAGTGGCCGGTTGAGTCGGTCGCGATGATGAACTCGATCGCCGACGCCGTGGAGCGCGATCCCGCGCATGGCGAGCGCGTCCACTTCACAGTGACCAAGCCCGATCCGACCACCGCCGACGCACTGGCCGAGGCCGCGAAGAACATCGCCTGCACGGTATCGGCGGCGGCGATCGTGTGCTTCACCAGCTCGGGATCGACCGCGCGGCGGATTTCGCGCGAGCGGCCGACGGTGCCGATCCTGGTGCTGACGCCTCGCGTCGAGACCGCGCGGCGGGCGGGCCTGCTCTGGGGCACGCACGCCGTCAACACGCGCGACGTAGGGTCCTTCGAGGAGATGGTGGCCAAGGCCAAGCGCATGGCGCTGCGGCACAATCTGGCAGTAGCGGGCGACCGCATCATCGTCACCGCCGGCGTCCCGTTCGGGACGCCTGGCTCGACCAACGTGCTGCACGTGGTGACGATCCTCGGCGACGAACTGAAGAACTATGAGGGGCGGGAGGCGTAA
- a CDS encoding DUF1244 domain-containing protein has product MATLDTLDDATAAAAFRRLVLHLQHRNDAENIDLMGLAGFCRNCLADWVMEADGAMNRDEARELIHGMPAAEWKAKYQSEATPEQLSRMKASVALNQHHP; this is encoded by the coding sequence TTGGCGACGCTCGACACGCTGGATGATGCCACGGCTGCGGCGGCGTTTCGCCGGCTGGTGCTTCATTTGCAGCACCGCAACGACGCCGAGAACATCGATCTGATGGGTTTGGCAGGCTTCTGCCGTAACTGCCTGGCCGACTGGGTCATGGAAGCCGACGGCGCGATGAACCGCGACGAGGCGCGCGAGTTGATCCACGGCATGCCCGCGGCGGAATGGAAGGCGAAGTATCAAAGCGAGGCGACGCCCGAGCAGTTGTCGCGGATGAAGGCGAGCGTCGCGCTGAACCAGCACCATCCGTGA
- a CDS encoding DUF2312 domain-containing protein: MSDSISAEQLRLLIERIERLEEEKKGIADDIKDVYGEAKSTGFDVKTMRSIIRLRRMEKHHRDEADMLLETYKQALGI; this comes from the coding sequence ATGTCCGATTCGATTTCCGCCGAACAGCTCCGCCTCCTGATCGAGCGTATCGAGCGGCTCGAGGAAGAGAAGAAGGGCATCGCCGACGACATCAAGGACGTCTATGGCGAAGCCAAGTCGACTGGTTTCGACGTGAAGACGATGCGCTCGATCATCCGCCTGCGCCGCATGGAAAAGCATCACCGCGACGAAGCGGACATGCTGCTGGAAACCTACAAGCAGGCACTGGGCATCTGA
- a CDS encoding YebC/PmpR family DNA-binding transcriptional regulator, translated as MAGHSKFKNIMHRKGAQDKKRSAAFSKLSREITVAAKMGAPDPDMNPRLRAAVNAAKAASVPKDNIQRAIDKASRGDAENYEEIRYEGFGPGGVSLIIEALTDNRNRTATNVRVAVSKNGGNLGASGSVSHGFDRMGLITYPESVGDSEKVFEAALEAGAEDVTSSEDGHEIWTAQDALHEVAKALEPVLGEAEGAKLAWKPQTMVAVDADDAATLFKLIDALDDDDDVQTVWGNYEVSDEVMEKLG; from the coding sequence ATGGCAGGCCATTCCAAGTTCAAGAACATCATGCACCGCAAGGGCGCGCAGGATAAGAAGCGCTCGGCGGCATTCTCCAAGCTCAGCCGCGAAATCACCGTTGCGGCCAAGATGGGCGCCCCCGATCCCGACATGAACCCGCGCCTGCGTGCGGCGGTTAATGCGGCCAAGGCGGCTTCGGTGCCAAAGGACAACATCCAGCGCGCGATCGACAAGGCGTCGCGCGGCGACGCGGAGAATTACGAGGAAATCCGCTATGAGGGCTTCGGCCCCGGCGGCGTGTCCCTGATCATCGAAGCGCTGACCGACAACCGAAACCGCACCGCCACCAACGTGCGCGTCGCGGTGTCGAAGAACGGCGGCAATCTGGGCGCCAGCGGATCGGTGAGCCACGGCTTCGACCGCATGGGCCTGATCACCTATCCCGAGAGCGTCGGCGATTCGGAAAAGGTGTTCGAAGCCGCACTCGAAGCCGGTGCCGAGGACGTGACCAGCTCGGAGGACGGCCACGAGATCTGGACCGCGCAGGACGCGCTCCACGAAGTCGCGAAGGCGCTCGAGCCGGTGCTCGGCGAAGCCGAAGGCGCCAAGCTCGCCTGGAAGCCGCAGACCATGGTTGCGGTCGACGCCGATGACGCGGCGACGCTGTTCAAGCTGATCGACGCGCTGGACGACGACGACGACGTCCAGACCGTCTGGGGCAATTACGAAGTCTCCGACGAAGTCATGGAGAAGCTGGGTTGA
- the ruvC gene encoding crossover junction endodeoxyribonuclease RuvC — protein MILLGLDPGLGTTGWGIIRAEGNRLSHLANGQLKTDTKAPLARRLAHLDAMLAAVILDHAPEAAACEEVFVNSNAQSTLKLGQARGVVICAAARAGLDVGEYTPSIVKKAVVGTGAADKAQVHAMVSRLLPGVKIAGADAADALAVAICHAHHLASARHRG, from the coding sequence ATGATCCTTCTTGGCCTCGATCCCGGCCTTGGCACCACTGGCTGGGGGATCATCCGTGCCGAGGGCAATCGCCTCAGCCACCTCGCCAACGGCCAGCTCAAGACCGACACCAAGGCGCCGCTCGCGCGCCGGCTCGCCCATCTCGACGCGATGCTGGCCGCGGTGATCCTAGACCATGCGCCGGAGGCGGCGGCGTGCGAGGAGGTGTTCGTCAACAGCAACGCCCAATCGACGCTGAAGCTCGGCCAAGCGCGCGGCGTCGTGATCTGCGCCGCCGCGCGCGCCGGGTTGGATGTCGGCGAATACACGCCGAGCATCGTCAAGAAGGCAGTTGTCGGCACCGGCGCCGCCGACAAGGCGCAGGTTCACGCCATGGTCTCGCGCCTGCTGCCCGGCGTGAAGATCGCCGGAGCCGACGCCGCCGACGCGCTTGCCGTCGCGATCTGCCACGCGCATCACCTGGCCTCCGCTCGCCATCGCGGGTGA